In Labrus mixtus chromosome 3, fLabMix1.1, whole genome shotgun sequence, a single window of DNA contains:
- the kng1 gene encoding kininogen-1: MRSALGLCVLGLLCLYSPVSGQDAVQVQPGVLIFCDDPSVEKAVHSAVHKFNEALNSGHNLALFQILSARKSENGSDSVYSLEFTSRRSDCLAGSNKPWTDCDYLPYGRKEPISCNATVYMTETEADTRQVDCMLDNLIIPEKASCLGCPEDIDENSEDLKTPISVSIAKYNSISDSTHLFSLHTVGPATRQVVAGFRFKLTFDMKKTTCAKADHKDLNELCVHDDENLEFAYCNSTVDVAPWRLEPPVANIECDAGAMPPVEFTRRRPPGWSPLRRVVKPSSTIPPPINPTAPSTFKTAQESSEEDTKTSKPTASPSFTSANLFHCPSEPWKPFNPIEPAMSAGPTKAPEVEEGLKDTDLIA; the protein is encoded by the exons ATGAGGAGTGCGTTGGGGCTCTGTGTCCTGGGCCTGCTGTGCCTCTACAGCCCGGTGTCTGGGCAG gatGCAGTGCAGGTCCAGCCTGGCGTCCTGATCTTTTGTGACGACCCGTCTGTAGAGAAAGCCGTCCACAGTGCCGTGCACAAGTTCAACGAGGCACTAAACAGCGGACACAACCTGGCCCTCTTTCAGATACTTTCAGCCAGGAAG TCAGAGAATGGCTCAGACTCAGTGTACTCGCTGGAGTTCACCAGCAGGAGGAGCGACTGCCTAGCTGGAAGCAACAAACCCTGGACAGACTGCGACTACCTGCCTTATGGACGCAAG GAGCCAATTTCATGCAATGCCACCGTCTACATGACAGAGACTGAAGCAGACACCAGACAGGTGGACTGCATGTTGG ATAATTTAATCATTCCAGAGAAAGCGTCTTGTCTGGGCTGCCCTGAGGACATCGATGAGAACTCAGAGGACCTTAAAACTCCTATTTCAGTCTCCATCGCCAAGTATAACTCCATCTCCGACTCTACTCACCTGTTCTCCCTGCACACTGTCGGCCCCGCCACCAGACAG GTTGTTGCAGGTTTCAGGTTCAAGCTGACGTTTGATATGAAGAAGACGACGTGCGCCAAGGCAGACCACAAAGACCTAAATGAACTGTGTGTCCATGATGACGAGAACCTG gagtttgcttacTGTAACTCTACAGTGGATGTAGCACCGTGGAGACTCGAGCCCCCAGTGGCCAACATAGAGTGTGACGCAGGAGCAATGCCTCCAGTG gAGTTCACCAGGCGTCGTCCTCCTGGTTGGTCTccactcagaagagttgtcaaaCCCTCCTCGACTATCCCACCTCCAATTAATCCAACCGCGCCGTCTACATTCAAAACCGCACAAGAGTCGTCTGAGGAGGACACCAAGACCTCAAAACCCACCGCCTCCCCCAGTTTTACGAGCGCAAACCTCTTCCACTGCCCATCCGAGCCCTGGAAACCGTTCAATCCCATCGAACCTGCAATGTCCGCAGGTCCTACAAAGGCTCCTGAAGTCGAGGAGGGATTGAAAGATACCGACCTGATTGCATGA